The Kribbella shirazensis genomic interval CTGATCGCCGCTTCGGTGCCGCTGGTACTGGCGCTGTCCGCCGTGGCCGCCGCGATCGGTCTCTCGGCCGCGGCCTCGCAGCTCGTGCCCGCGGTCGACGCGGTCAACAGCGTGATCCTGCTGATCGGTATGGCGGTCGGCGTCGACTATTCACTCTTCTACCTCCGCCGCGAACGGGAAGAACGCGCCAAGGGCCGCGGTCACGTGGACGCGGTCGAGATCGCCGCGGCGACCTCGGGCCACGCGGTCGTCGTGTCCGGTACGGCGGTGATCATCTCGATGGCCGGGCTGTTCCTCGCCCGCGACGCGGTGTTCTCGTCCTTCGCGGTCGGCTCGATCCTGGTCGTCGCGGTGGCGGTCGTCGGTTCACTGACCGTGCTGCCCGCCGTACTGGCCAAGCTCGGTCGCTGGGTGGACCGCCCGCGGATCCCGCTGCTGTGGCGGCTGACGGCGAGCAAGGCGCAGCCGAGGTTCTGGCCGGCGATGCTCAAGCCGGCGCTGAAGCACCCGATCGCCACGCTGCTGGTCTCCGTCACCGCGCTGCTCGCGGTCGCGTCGCCGGCGCTCGGGATGAACCTGAAGTTCCCGGGGACCGAGGACCTGCCGCGCAGTACCTCGGTGATGCAGGCGTACGACCGGCTGACCGCTGCCTTCCCGAGTACGGGCACCAGCCACGAGGTCGCCGTACGGGGGCCGGCGAACCAGCAGCCCGCGGTCAAGGCGGCGCTCGCCGAGCTGATGCAGCGTACGAAGGGCGACCAGCTCTTCGCCGCGGACGGTCTGGAGGAGCCGCGGTTCTCCAAGGACGGCACGGTCGCGACGCTGGAGGTCGCCACGCCGTACGAAGGCGGCAGTGACCAGGCGCGGGACTCGCTCACCAAGCTGCGCACGCAGCTGATGCCGGAAACGGTCGGCAAGGTGCCGGGGGCCGAGTACGCCGTCGGCGGGTTCGTGGCCGCGGACGTCGACTATGCGGCGCATACGCGGGACAAGCTGCCGCTGGTGATCGGGTTCGTCCTGCTGCTGACGATGATCGTGATGATGGTGACGTTCCGGTCGGTGGTGGTCGCGATCACCGCTATCGGGCTGAACCTGCTGAGCGCCGGAGCGGCGTACGGCGTCGTCACCGCGGTCTTCCAGAACACCTGGGCCGAGGGTCTCCTGGACTTCCGGTCGAACGGGGCCGTGGTGAGTTGGCTGCCGCTGTTCCTCTTCGTGGTGCTGTTCGGCCTGTCGATGGACTACCACGTGTTCGTCGTCAGCCGGATCCGTGAGGCCGTACTGCGCGGCGTACCGACGAAGCAGGCCGTGGCCGAGGGAATCACCGGATCGGCCGGCGTGGTGACCAGCGCGGCCGCGGTGATGATCGGGGTGTTCGCGGTCTTCGCGACACTCAGCACACTCGACATGAAGCAACTCGGCGTGGGCCTCGCGGTGGCCATCCTGATCGACGCAACGATCATCCGCGCCGTAGTCCTTCCGAGCGTCATGACTCTCCTGGGCGACGCCAACTGGTGGGCCCCCAAGTGGCTCCGCCCCAAGCCCGCCAAACACGCCGCCCCACCCGCCGCCCCGGAGGAGGAACGCGAACTCACTCCGGTCGGCTGAGCCAGCCGGTACGACGCCCCACCCGGACTGTCCGGGTGGGGCGATCTGCCGTCATCAGCATGCTTCGTGAGTGCTGTGGCCCGAGAGCGCCTTGCCGATCCGAAGGTTCGTACCCTGGCCCTCCAGGAACTTGCCGACGGTCCAGCGGGTGCACGTCTGGCCGTCCGGCCCGTCCTCTGCCTTCTGCGTACTGGTGAAGGACACCTGGGCCAGCAGGCGGCCGTCGGTCGCGGTGCTCAGCCCGAGCAGCGTGATCTCGGAGTCGATGGTGGAGCCGAACCCGGCAGTGAATTGCTTCCGGGTGAGGGCCGCCCGCGCCGCACGGGTGTGTTGCGCCTGATAGCTGTCGTAGTCGTGGTTGTTGATGGCTGTGAAATAGGCGGTCAGTAGTTCGACGACGTCCGCCGCGGAGGGGTCTTGGGCCGCCTCGGGAGCAACGGCGACCACCTCGTTGCCCACGGTGGGCACGGACGGCACGGGAGTCTCAGTCGGCTCGGACGACACCGGCGGGGCGTCGCTGGTCTCGTCCTCCGTCGGCGCAGGTGTCCAGCTTTCACTGGGGGTTTCCACAGGATCGACGGGGCCGTCCGTGATCGAACCGTCGGGCGCGATGCGCTGGTTGTAACCGCTAGTCTCGGGCGCGGCCACGGACCGGGTGATCAGGGCGTCGCCGCCGAGGATCGCACCGGTAACGACCGCGGCGAGAACCACGGTGGCGCCGACGAACCAGCCCGATCCGTATCCGGGCGGGTCGTCGGCGGCCCGCCCGAGCCGTGATTCGACAGCTTCGCCCTTGAAGGCAGCCTCGCACTGCGAGCAGTACTCGGCCCCCTCTGCCCGGCGAGTGCCACAGCTTGTGCAATAGACAGACATCGATTTCGTCCCCCCAGACGTTCAGAAGATCGCGGACACCGCCTGCTGGACAGCCGTCACCGCTCCGCCGATCGAGGCGATCGACTTGGCTCCGGAGGCGATCAGCTCCAGCAGCCGCAGGACCGACACCTTGTCGGGTTCCTCCTTGGACAGCTCACGGTCGGCGAGTTCGGCCACCGCGATGGCTTCGTCGGGCCGATCCAACCGCTCGGCGTGCGCATGCAGCAGTTCGAGGAGTTGCGCCATCCCGGCCCGGGCTTCGGTGAGCGAACCAGCCGATACGGCCGAGACGTTCGTCGCTGTGGCGCCTTCACCCGCGGCCATCGCACCGGCCGAGACCTGCCCGCCCGAGATCCGGATTCCGTAGTTCTTCTCCATGGCTTCTCACTTCCTTCCAGCTGCGTCGTTGACGCTCTGTCTGGCGGTGTCGGCGACCTTGCGGACCACCGAACTCGCGCGTGCTCCGGTCCCCGCGGCGACGCTGCCTGCGGTGATCGTCCCACCCGGGGCGACGTACACGCCGTTGTTCTGCATCGCTGCCTGGCGATCCGTCAGTTCGGTGGTGTCGATCCCCTTGGATTCGAGGAACTGCTCCACGGCCCGGAGCATCCGCTTCTCGATCACCTTGATGTACAAGGCGCTGTCGAGCTGTTGGAAGTACCGCTGGTACCTGCGATCGCCGACCGTCTCGCGGGGGCTCCTGGCAGCGCCGTAGTCGAACCGGAGCGAGCTGACGATCTCCCGCCGTTGCCTGGCCTGGTGGCGGGCCGCCGTCACCGGGCCGGCAAGGTGGGCCGCGACCGCGAAGGGAGCGCGGAGCACATGCCCCGGCGCCCGTCGCAGGGCGCGTCCTCCGAGCCGGATCGCCTGGCGCGCGGTGGGCTCCGGCAGCAGTCGGTCCACCTCCTGGAACTCGTCCCGTACCGGCCCGAGCAGGCAGTGAGTCACCTCGACGACCAGCTCGTGCGGCGCGACGACGAACCGCAGGAAGG includes:
- a CDS encoding MMPL family transporter, which codes for MARGQITVRAARWSATHPWRAIAMWVAVVIACFALGSVTGTKESTNEGDIGEVTQADNIVKSGNFDDPDVESVLITAPSGQLDQAAAAKAAGAVTQQMRGLGGVAEVAPPMPSANKDALIVRVTLKDAPEDADDDARVQPLLDATAKVQEQYPDLRIEEVGGLSIGKALNETLGKDFQRAEMFSLPVTLAILLIAFGALIAASVPLVLALSAVAAAIGLSAAASQLVPAVDAVNSVILLIGMAVGVDYSLFYLRREREERAKGRGHVDAVEIAAATSGHAVVVSGTAVIISMAGLFLARDAVFSSFAVGSILVVAVAVVGSLTVLPAVLAKLGRWVDRPRIPLLWRLTASKAQPRFWPAMLKPALKHPIATLLVSVTALLAVASPALGMNLKFPGTEDLPRSTSVMQAYDRLTAAFPSTGTSHEVAVRGPANQQPAVKAALAELMQRTKGDQLFAADGLEEPRFSKDGTVATLEVATPYEGGSDQARDSLTKLRTQLMPETVGKVPGAEYAVGGFVAADVDYAAHTRDKLPLVIGFVLLLTMIVMMVTFRSVVVAITAIGLNLLSAGAAYGVVTAVFQNTWAEGLLDFRSNGAVVSWLPLFLFVVLFGLSMDYHVFVVSRIREAVLRGVPTKQAVAEGITGSAGVVTSAAAVMIGVFAVFATLSTLDMKQLGVGLAVAILIDATIIRAVVLPSVMTLLGDANWWAPKWLRPKPAKHAAPPAAPEEERELTPVG